The following proteins come from a genomic window of Nitrospira sp.:
- a CDS encoding glycosyltransferase family 2 protein encodes MASLQGYFHAGREGEDPVTQEEFYRVLDLSIVIPAHNEATRILPHLRSIHDSLSRQDRSYEIIVVDDGSQDDTIKVVRSFAKTDPALRVIPLPTCMGKGGAVRQGMLAARGRLQLFTDADGATAITELDRLEQAIRNGADVAIGSRSLASRQRGFEVNARWHRSILGGCFNAMVRLGGIRGIGDTQCGFKLFERSVARDLFSVSTINGYGFDLELLFIAQQRGYRIAEVPVNWADQPGSKVRLVRDSIAMLREFTIIHRNAARGYYSPLAAPDAVASLSNSSPITE; translated from the coding sequence GTGGCATCACTTCAAGGGTACTTCCACGCAGGACGCGAAGGGGAAGATCCGGTGACGCAGGAAGAATTCTACAGAGTACTGGATCTCTCCATCGTCATCCCAGCCCACAACGAAGCCACGCGTATACTCCCCCATCTACGCTCGATTCACGACTCGCTTTCCCGACAAGACCGCTCCTATGAAATCATCGTCGTTGATGACGGCAGCCAGGACGACACGATCAAAGTCGTCCGTAGCTTTGCCAAAACCGACCCGGCGTTACGGGTGATTCCGCTCCCGACCTGCATGGGAAAAGGCGGGGCCGTCAGGCAGGGCATGCTGGCCGCACGAGGCCGGCTGCAGCTATTCACTGACGCCGACGGGGCCACCGCCATTACGGAACTCGACCGGCTCGAACAAGCCATCAGGAACGGCGCCGACGTGGCCATCGGTTCACGGAGCCTGGCCTCCCGGCAGCGAGGATTCGAAGTGAACGCCCGCTGGCACCGGAGCATCCTGGGCGGCTGCTTCAACGCGATGGTCCGCTTGGGAGGAATTCGTGGAATCGGCGATACGCAATGCGGATTCAAACTATTCGAACGATCAGTCGCTCGCGATCTTTTCTCCGTGTCGACCATCAATGGCTACGGCTTTGACCTTGAACTCTTGTTCATCGCTCAGCAGCGCGGCTATCGGATCGCCGAAGTTCCCGTGAATTGGGCCGATCAACCGGGATCGAAGGTGCGGCTCGTTCGGGATAGCATCGCCATGCTCCGTGAATTCACCATCATTCACCGGAACGCGGCCAGAGGATACTACTCTCCGCTTGCGGCACCAGACGCGGTCGCCTCCCTCAGTAATTCTTCCCCGATCACGGAGTAG
- a CDS encoding Do family serine endopeptidase yields the protein MISVRYTVRSVATQLVADQSEVSCEFNRREELSMVYRSQQATKFVIGCGLVLAATVAGGLIGTPATWAAGVPPAFTQGFSEIVKKVTPAVVNIAVTGGGGEGGRRRGGLPPGPFGGPPGGGEEPGGGDLPTPPPMPPGPPGGHGRPEQSAGSGVILDPNGYIVTNNHVVEGATQITVTLSDRREFTAKTVGTDPKTDLAVIKIEAKDLPSLKWADYDKLAVGDLVLAVGSPFGLSSTVTLGIISALGRGNVGIADYEDFIQTDAAINPGNSGGALVNMNGELMGINTAIFSRTGGSEGIGFAIPSSIAVDIVDSLQKTGKVVRGWMGVAIQEITPALAKSFKLPEQRKGVLISDVNENGPSAAAGMKRGDVVIAFNGKEVQSVSQLRNLVARTMVGKDAQVKVLRDGKEQTISVKVAERPSDELLAKKDAAPPKEQGETIKLPDNVLASLKIQALDNAIMSQMNIPAKTTGVVVTSVEPGGQAEAAGLQRGDIIQEVNHETVKTVDDFLKAANKIKKDELAVLLVNRQGNSLFVAVNPK from the coding sequence ATGATTAGTGTAAGATATACCGTTCGATCGGTCGCTACCCAGCTGGTTGCCGATCAGAGTGAGGTGTCTTGTGAGTTCAACCGTCGGGAGGAACTGAGCATGGTCTATCGGAGTCAGCAGGCGACCAAGTTTGTCATTGGTTGTGGGCTTGTACTTGCGGCCACGGTCGCAGGCGGGCTGATCGGAACCCCCGCTACATGGGCGGCAGGAGTTCCTCCGGCATTTACCCAAGGTTTTTCTGAGATCGTGAAGAAAGTGACCCCTGCCGTCGTGAATATCGCCGTGACGGGCGGTGGCGGGGAAGGTGGTCGTCGCCGGGGCGGGCTCCCGCCCGGACCGTTCGGCGGACCTCCTGGTGGTGGTGAAGAACCGGGTGGAGGAGATCTTCCGACGCCGCCTCCGATGCCGCCAGGCCCTCCAGGGGGGCATGGACGGCCTGAGCAAAGCGCCGGATCGGGGGTCATTCTGGATCCCAATGGCTACATCGTCACAAACAACCATGTGGTCGAAGGTGCAACGCAGATTACGGTGACGCTGAGTGATCGGCGTGAGTTCACGGCCAAGACCGTGGGAACAGATCCCAAGACCGATTTGGCGGTGATTAAGATTGAGGCGAAGGATTTGCCTTCGCTGAAGTGGGCCGACTACGACAAGCTGGCGGTGGGAGATCTGGTGTTGGCCGTCGGCAGTCCGTTCGGACTAAGTTCCACGGTGACGTTGGGCATCATCAGTGCGTTGGGCCGCGGGAACGTGGGCATCGCCGATTACGAAGATTTTATTCAGACCGACGCGGCGATCAATCCGGGTAACTCCGGCGGGGCACTGGTGAACATGAACGGCGAATTGATGGGTATCAATACCGCCATTTTCTCCCGCACCGGTGGTTCAGAGGGAATCGGGTTTGCCATTCCCAGCAGCATCGCGGTGGATATTGTCGATAGCCTTCAAAAAACCGGCAAAGTCGTCCGCGGCTGGATGGGCGTGGCGATTCAGGAAATTACGCCGGCCTTGGCCAAGTCGTTTAAGTTGCCGGAGCAGCGCAAGGGCGTGCTCATCAGCGACGTGAATGAAAATGGACCGTCGGCTGCCGCCGGGATGAAGCGCGGCGACGTGGTCATCGCGTTCAACGGCAAGGAAGTTCAGAGCGTGAGCCAGCTGCGTAATCTGGTGGCGCGGACCATGGTAGGCAAAGATGCCCAAGTGAAAGTCCTGCGCGACGGGAAAGAGCAAACCATCTCCGTGAAGGTCGCTGAACGGCCGTCCGACGAGTTGCTGGCCAAGAAGGATGCGGCTCCACCCAAGGAACAGGGTGAGACGATCAAGTTGCCGGACAATGTGCTGGCGTCGCTCAAGATTCAAGCGTTGGACAATGCGATCATGAGCCAGATGAACATCCCGGCCAAGACGACGGGCGTGGTCGTCACCAGCGTGGAGCCGGGCGGTCAGGCCGAAGCGGCGGGATTGCAGCGTGGGGACATCATTCAGGAGGTCAATCACGAGACCGTCAAGACCGTGGACGACTTTCTGAAGGCTGCGAACAAGATCAAGAAAGACGAATTGGCCGTGCTGCTGGTGAATCGGCAGGGCAATAGCCTGTTCGTGGCAGTCAATCCAAAGTAG
- the tatC gene encoding twin-arginine translocase subunit TatC codes for MIRRRIVLYDEGAVLNDFNRWLQDSVFKPLEDKKMPVMEHLVELQVRLTRAVIVTAIVFVVTFFYADALVKWLRIPLQNMFVPSTLSWEPTDLATVPFVFLAPGEALWQNVKVAGLFAVVLATPYILLEFWQFVVPGLHVQERRFVGPFVMLSTLAFLAGVTFSFFFVLPFALNFLISYGVNAGFIPQLSIAQYVGFALWFLLVFGLIFEVPLAITLMAKLGWVDAPFLRRYRKWALLGAFIIAAILTPTPDPFNQCLMALPLYVFYEVGIISAGFFNKKKPAPEEADAADVPPLTPATVPAGAARMSKSGDSEYVGVPSGNPRR; via the coding sequence GTGATCCGGCGCCGCATCGTTCTGTACGATGAGGGCGCGGTGCTGAACGATTTCAACCGGTGGTTGCAAGACTCGGTCTTCAAGCCTCTGGAAGACAAAAAAATGCCGGTCATGGAGCACCTGGTGGAGCTCCAGGTCCGGCTCACACGCGCCGTCATCGTGACGGCGATCGTGTTTGTCGTCACGTTTTTCTACGCCGATGCCCTTGTGAAGTGGCTCCGCATCCCCCTCCAGAATATGTTCGTGCCCAGCACGTTGTCCTGGGAGCCGACGGACCTGGCAACGGTCCCGTTTGTCTTTCTGGCTCCCGGTGAAGCCCTCTGGCAGAACGTCAAAGTGGCGGGTTTGTTCGCCGTGGTGCTGGCGACGCCGTATATTCTCCTGGAGTTTTGGCAGTTTGTCGTACCGGGGCTGCACGTGCAGGAGCGTCGCTTTGTCGGCCCCTTCGTCATGTTGAGCACGCTGGCGTTTCTGGCCGGAGTGACCTTCTCATTTTTCTTTGTGCTGCCCTTCGCCTTGAATTTTCTCATTTCATACGGCGTGAATGCCGGCTTTATTCCCCAGTTGTCGATCGCCCAGTACGTCGGTTTCGCCCTGTGGTTTTTGCTCGTCTTCGGACTGATCTTCGAAGTGCCGCTGGCGATTACGCTGATGGCCAAGCTAGGCTGGGTCGATGCGCCGTTTCTGCGGCGCTATCGAAAATGGGCGCTGCTGGGGGCCTTTATCATTGCCGCCATTCTCACGCCGACGCCCGATCCCTTCAACCAGTGCCTCATGGCGTTGCCCCTGTATGTCTTTTATGAAGTCGGCATCATCAGCGCCGGCTTCTTCAATAAGAAGAAACCGGCGCCGGAAGAAGCCGACGCCGCGGATGTGCCGCCGCTGACGCCGGCGACCGTGCCGGCCGGTGCCGCGCGCATGTCGAAGTCCGGCGACAGCGAGTATGTTGGAGTGCCGAGCGGGAATCCCCGTCGATAA
- a CDS encoding Mrp/NBP35 family ATP-binding protein has translation MARELNVIQPPTSGGSDACTYMWACAICDENESCQKDKEGHSRWLVAKRMERIEYKVLIMSNKGGVGKSTCTTNLAVSLALKGWHVGICDMDIHGPNIPKMVGAEGQKLKISTSGGIIPFQAYNLKIASMSFLLQNPDDPIIWRDAYKYEFINQLLGGVEWQDLNFLFIDLPPGTGNESVTTIDLLGNVSGAVIITTPQEVALLDSRKSVTFCKDSEVPIIGIVENMSGLECPHCHQNIEVFRKGGGEASANDMGVPFLGRIPLDPDVVMQSDAGEPFAMFNSDTATAECYHNIANQIEAFCKKSGSLVKVAPRHAPH, from the coding sequence ATGGCCCGTGAACTGAATGTCATTCAACCGCCCACATCCGGGGGAAGCGATGCCTGCACCTACATGTGGGCCTGCGCGATTTGTGACGAGAACGAATCTTGTCAGAAGGATAAAGAAGGCCATAGCCGATGGCTCGTCGCCAAGCGGATGGAGCGCATCGAGTACAAAGTGCTGATCATGAGCAACAAGGGCGGTGTGGGGAAGAGTACCTGCACGACCAACCTCGCGGTCAGCCTGGCACTCAAGGGCTGGCACGTGGGCATCTGCGACATGGACATTCACGGGCCGAACATTCCGAAGATGGTCGGGGCAGAAGGACAGAAGCTCAAGATCAGCACCTCAGGCGGCATCATTCCTTTTCAGGCCTATAACCTGAAAATCGCGTCCATGTCGTTCCTGCTCCAGAATCCCGATGACCCCATCATCTGGCGCGACGCGTACAAGTATGAATTCATCAATCAGCTGTTGGGCGGCGTGGAGTGGCAGGATCTGAACTTCCTGTTCATCGATTTGCCGCCGGGGACCGGCAACGAATCGGTCACGACGATCGACCTGCTCGGCAATGTGAGCGGCGCGGTCATTATCACGACGCCGCAGGAAGTCGCCCTGTTGGATTCGCGCAAGTCGGTGACGTTCTGCAAAGACAGTGAAGTGCCGATCATCGGCATCGTGGAAAACATGAGCGGTCTGGAGTGCCCGCATTGCCATCAGAATATCGAAGTGTTCCGGAAGGGCGGGGGGGAAGCTTCCGCCAACGACATGGGTGTGCCGTTCCTTGGGCGGATTCCGCTCGATCCCGATGTCGTGATGCAGTCGGATGCGGGCGAGCCGTTTGCGATGTTCAATTCCGATACGGCGACGGCTGAGTGCTATCACAATATCGCCAATCAAATCGAAGCGTTTTGTAAGAAGAGCGGGTCGCTGGTAAAAGTGGCGCCGCGGCACGCGCCACATTGA
- a CDS encoding molybdopterin molybdotransferase MoeA — MKANDATEGLTRLEEAQRIVLEATPTLGLEKVSILDALGRVLGEDIVAERDNPPWNNSAMDGFAVRWEDIKQEHAIEKTVTLKVIEDVPAGKMPTKSVGPGQAIRIMTGAPIPQGADTVLKVEDTEHTPDSVRVFKPEPRGSNIRPQGEDVKKGECIIAKGTQIRPGDAGMLAILAKSFVFVYQRPRVAILSTGDELADLDERFSEEKIINSNSYGIAAAVQEAGGIPFLLGIARDTPAALKEKISHGLTADVLVLSGGVSMGDYDFTKAVFRELGAEMNFWKLAIRPGQPLAFGKIQGKLAFGLPGNPVSSMVTFEQLVRPAILKMNGHRTYGRPLVHAVIQEKFSKRTDRRHFLRGVLTREDGVFKVRTTGAQGSGILTSMVKANCLIDIPVEVERVNPGDLVTVQLLSGEAWKTQSEETHSIGHKTSCC; from the coding sequence GTGAAGGCGAACGACGCAACCGAAGGACTCACGCGCCTTGAAGAGGCACAGCGGATCGTCTTGGAGGCCACTCCGACGCTGGGCCTGGAGAAAGTGTCGATCCTCGACGCGCTTGGACGTGTATTGGGCGAGGATATCGTCGCCGAGCGGGACAATCCGCCGTGGAATAACAGCGCCATGGACGGGTTCGCCGTGCGCTGGGAGGATATCAAACAGGAGCATGCGATCGAAAAGACCGTCACGCTGAAGGTGATTGAAGATGTCCCGGCCGGGAAAATGCCGACGAAGTCCGTCGGTCCCGGGCAGGCGATTCGTATTATGACCGGGGCGCCGATTCCGCAAGGAGCGGATACGGTACTGAAGGTGGAAGATACGGAGCACACGCCGGATTCCGTTCGCGTCTTCAAACCTGAACCGCGCGGGTCCAATATCCGGCCGCAAGGCGAAGATGTGAAGAAGGGCGAATGCATCATTGCCAAGGGGACGCAGATTCGTCCCGGTGACGCGGGCATGTTGGCGATTCTCGCGAAGTCCTTCGTCTTTGTCTATCAGCGCCCGCGGGTGGCCATTCTGTCGACGGGCGATGAGTTGGCCGATCTGGATGAGCGATTCAGCGAAGAGAAAATCATCAATTCGAACAGCTACGGGATTGCCGCGGCGGTACAAGAAGCCGGCGGCATTCCGTTTCTGCTTGGGATTGCCCGCGATACTCCGGCGGCGTTGAAGGAAAAGATTTCCCATGGGCTGACGGCGGATGTGTTGGTGCTGTCCGGCGGTGTGTCGATGGGGGATTACGATTTCACCAAAGCCGTGTTTCGCGAATTGGGCGCCGAGATGAATTTTTGGAAGCTTGCGATCCGTCCGGGGCAACCCCTGGCCTTCGGCAAGATTCAGGGCAAGTTGGCCTTCGGCCTGCCGGGGAATCCGGTCTCGTCGATGGTGACCTTCGAGCAACTGGTGCGACCCGCCATCTTGAAGATGAACGGGCACCGGACCTACGGGCGGCCGCTGGTGCATGCAGTCATCCAGGAGAAGTTTTCGAAACGAACGGACCGCCGGCATTTCCTCCGCGGCGTGCTGACGCGGGAAGACGGCGTCTTTAAAGTTCGGACGACCGGTGCGCAAGGGTCGGGAATCTTGACTTCGATGGTGAAGGCGAATTGCTTGATCGATATTCCGGTCGAAGTGGAACGGGTGAATCCGGGCGATCTGGTGACCGTGCAATTATTGAGCGGGGAAGCCTGGAAAACGCAGTCGGAAGAGACTCACAGCATCGGGCATAAGACGTCCTGTTGTTGA
- the mobB gene encoding molybdopterin-guanine dinucleotide biosynthesis protein B, which translates to MPVPIVSFVGRSNSGKTTLIERVIPELVRAGYRVATVKHAGHGFDLDTEGKDSWRHKRAGASSVIVMSRGSLAMFADVPEEMKVEEIRDRFLDGSYDLIIAEGWKSEGYLKIVVIREQVGEVPVSPDGLLAVVSDKPIDLPVPVLDLNDVTGVAALIIKHFPRVTHELEP; encoded by the coding sequence ATGCCGGTGCCCATCGTGTCATTTGTCGGCCGGTCGAACAGCGGCAAGACCACGCTGATTGAGCGCGTGATTCCCGAGTTGGTGCGGGCGGGTTATCGCGTGGCGACAGTGAAGCATGCCGGCCACGGGTTCGATCTCGATACTGAAGGGAAAGATAGCTGGCGCCATAAACGTGCGGGGGCCAGCAGTGTCATCGTGATGTCCCGCGGCAGTCTGGCGATGTTTGCCGATGTGCCGGAGGAAATGAAGGTTGAGGAAATTCGGGACCGGTTTCTCGATGGCTCCTACGATCTCATTATTGCGGAAGGCTGGAAGAGCGAGGGGTATCTGAAGATCGTCGTCATCCGTGAACAGGTCGGCGAAGTGCCGGTCTCTCCCGACGGGCTGTTGGCGGTGGTATCCGATAAGCCGATCGATCTTCCTGTGCCGGTGCTCGATTTGAACGATGTCACGGGTGTCGCGGCCCTCATCATCAAGCACTTTCCGCGCGTCACGCATGAATTGGAACCGTAA
- a CDS encoding NapC/NirT family cytochrome c translates to MNWNRKATLVLALIVGAFAFGGIAIPLTNHPQFCASCHTITPSYDSWVTSSHKEVTCVACHVRPGLEGWMHDKAWNGTKDSMIHLFGTPTDSHNLQAKVESDVCLGCHRNILRVSEIATRDLPPPVKDVGLVMSHRAHMEAFGVRGQGEGCTTCHSAVVHEKPIKGYPIVIPRGHVSADSQPWYPDHPEGSYLRTRTLSDCFRCHDGKQEYQGKPVSRKCETCHIPEKISAALLFN, encoded by the coding sequence ATGAATTGGAACCGTAAAGCGACGCTGGTTCTGGCCCTGATCGTCGGAGCATTCGCCTTCGGCGGGATCGCAATTCCCCTGACCAATCATCCGCAGTTCTGTGCCAGTTGTCATACCATCACGCCCTCGTATGACAGCTGGGTGACGTCGTCCCATAAAGAGGTGACCTGTGTGGCCTGCCATGTCCGTCCCGGCCTTGAAGGATGGATGCATGACAAAGCATGGAATGGGACGAAGGATTCGATGATTCATCTGTTCGGCACGCCGACCGATTCCCACAATCTTCAGGCGAAGGTGGAGTCGGATGTCTGTTTGGGTTGTCACCGGAACATTCTGCGGGTGTCTGAAATCGCCACGCGGGATCTGCCTCCGCCTGTGAAGGACGTGGGGCTGGTGATGAGTCACCGGGCGCATATGGAGGCCTTTGGTGTGAGGGGGCAGGGCGAGGGGTGCACCACATGCCATTCAGCCGTGGTGCATGAAAAGCCGATCAAGGGCTATCCGATCGTGATTCCTCGTGGCCATGTGTCGGCTGACAGCCAGCCCTGGTATCCCGATCATCCCGAAGGATCGTATCTCCGCACCAGGACGTTGTCCGACTGTTTTCGCTGCCATGACGGCAAGCAGGAGTATCAGGGGAAGCCGGTCAGCCGGAAGTGCGAGACGTGCCATATCCCTGAAAAAATCAGTGCGGCCTTATTGTTCAATTGA
- a CDS encoding ABC transporter ATP-binding protein, translating into MASPVLEVRNLTKTFGDFTAVNGISFALHPGEILGVLGPNGAGKTTTMHLLLGLITPTSGTISMFGMDLETHREAILQRVNFSSTYMSMPQSLTVEENLWVVARLYGLPDVQRKIDDIVKKLEMGEFRHKVTRKLSSGQMTRLTLAKAFLTEPKILFLDEPTASLDPDIAHKIRALLKDEQRASGLSVLYTSHNMREMEEMSDRIIFLQKGNLVAEGTAAQIVSRFGQTDLEDVFLKLARES; encoded by the coding sequence ATGGCGTCACCCGTTCTTGAAGTCCGTAATCTGACCAAAACGTTCGGCGACTTTACGGCCGTCAACGGCATTTCGTTCGCCCTGCACCCTGGTGAGATCCTCGGAGTCTTAGGGCCGAACGGCGCGGGCAAGACGACGACGATGCACCTGCTGCTGGGTCTCATTACACCCACTTCCGGGACGATCTCGATGTTCGGGATGGATCTGGAGACTCATCGGGAGGCCATTCTGCAGCGGGTGAATTTTTCATCCACGTATATGTCGATGCCGCAATCGCTGACGGTCGAAGAAAATCTGTGGGTCGTGGCCCGGCTCTATGGCCTGCCCGATGTCCAGCGAAAGATCGATGACATTGTGAAGAAGTTGGAGATGGGGGAGTTTCGGCACAAGGTCACGCGCAAGCTTTCGTCGGGGCAGATGACCAGGCTCACGCTGGCGAAGGCCTTTTTGACTGAGCCGAAGATCCTCTTCCTGGACGAACCGACGGCCAGCCTGGATCCTGATATCGCGCATAAGATCCGGGCCTTGCTGAAGGATGAACAGCGCGCTTCCGGGTTGAGTGTTCTCTATACCTCGCATAACATGCGGGAGATGGAAGAAATGTCGGATCGCATTATCTTCCTCCAAAAAGGAAATCTTGTGGCAGAGGGTACGGCTGCTCAAATTGTCTCCCGTTTCGGACAGACAGATCTCGAAGATGTGTTTTTGAAGTTAGCCAGAGAATCGTAG